From Carya illinoinensis cultivar Pawnee chromosome 5, C.illinoinensisPawnee_v1, whole genome shotgun sequence, one genomic window encodes:
- the LOC122311590 gene encoding SKP1-like protein 1A: protein MSSSSSKMITLISSDGVAFEVNEAVAHASQTIKQVIEDTCTDDGIPVPNVTSKILAKVLEYCKKHVEPAISDGDLKGWDAEFVEVDQATLFGLILAADYLNIKSLMELTCQTVADMIKGKTPEDIRKTFYIKNDFSPEEEEEVRQENRWAFD from the coding sequence ATGTCGTCGTCGTCGTCAAAGATGATCACCCTGATAAGCTCCGATGGCGTGGCCTTTGAGGTCAACGAGGCCGTGGCTCACGCATCCCAGACCATTAAGCAAGTGATCGAGGACACTTGCACCGACGACGGCATCCCGGTCCCCAACGTGACGAGCAAGATCTTGGCCAAGGTCCTCGAGTACTGCAAGAAGCACGTCGAGCCAGCCATCTCCGACGGTGATCTCAAGGGCTGGGACGCCGAGTTCGTCGAGGTTGACCAGGCCACCCTATTCGGTCTCATCCTGGCTGCAGACTACTTGAACATCAAGAGCCTTATGGAGCTGACATGCCAAACAGTGGCAGACATGATCAAGGGAAAGACCCCAGAGGATATCCGCAAGACCTTTTACATCAAGAATGACTTTTCcccagaggaagaagaggaggttCGTCAGGAGAACCGGTGGGCATTTGACTGA